A single genomic interval of Spinacia oleracea cultivar Varoflay chromosome 6, BTI_SOV_V1, whole genome shotgun sequence harbors:
- the LOC110781229 gene encoding uncharacterized protein isoform X1, giving the protein MDLREKYLHSYWLTKVASFAAILLWNILHFLVTIWYWVNDGVHMLESYLITYGLFQKYKSLDPSKVRYLAIVVESEEAHQISEVIKLLHWVADIGVKHVCLYDMEGVLKKSQESIIAECNLLNLEFVSLTDGKEGVVEAANLLFLKYKDGGDKPKFTEPLLDEALGLVGCSGPDPDLLLNYGPARCHLGFPAWRMRYTEIVHMGYLKSKKYGSLIKAIYRFTTIRQNYGT; this is encoded by the exons ATGGATTTAAGAGAAAAGTACTTGCATTCATATTGGTTGACAAAG GTTGCTAGTTTTGCTGCTATACTATTGTGGAATATTCTACATTTTCTTGTGACGATATGGTATTGGGTAAACGATGGGGTCCACATGCTTGAAAGCTACCTTATCACTTACGGACTATTTCAGAAATACAAATCCCTAGATCCGAGTAAGGTGAGATACCTGGCTATTGTGGTTGAAAGTGAAGAAGCCCATCAGATTTCAGAAGTTATTAAGCTGTTGCATTGGGTGGCTGATATTGGTGTGAAACATGTTTGTCTTTATGATATGGAAG GAGTGCTGAAGAAATCACAGGAGTCTATCATAGCTGAATGcaatttgttaaatttggaaTTTGTTTCATTGACTGATGGAAAAGAAGGTGTTGTTGAAGCAGCAAATTTGCTTTTTTTAAAGTATAAGGATGGTGGAGACAAGCCAAAATTTACAGAACCACTCCTGGATGAGGCTTTAGGACTAGTTG GTTGTTCTGGTCCTGATCCTgatcttctcttaaattatgGACCTGCAAGATGTCATCTCGGCTTTCCTGCATGGAGGATGCGCTATACTGAGATTGT ACACATGGGATATTTGAAGTCTAAGAAATACGGTTCCTTAATAAAGGCTATTTACAGATTCACTACTATTCGGCAAAACTATG GTACATAG
- the LOC110781229 gene encoding uncharacterized protein isoform X3 — translation MLESYLITYGLFQKYKSLDPSKVRYLAIVVESEEAHQISEVIKLLHWVADIGVKHVCLYDMEGVLKKSQESIIAECNLLNLEFVSLTDGKEGVVEAANLLFLKYKDGGDKPKFTEPLLDEALGLVGCSGPDPDLLLNYGPARCHLGFPAWRMRYTEIVHMGYLKSKKYGSLIKAIYRFTTIRQNYGT, via the exons ATGCTTGAAAGCTACCTTATCACTTACGGACTATTTCAGAAATACAAATCCCTAGATCCGAGTAAGGTGAGATACCTGGCTATTGTGGTTGAAAGTGAAGAAGCCCATCAGATTTCAGAAGTTATTAAGCTGTTGCATTGGGTGGCTGATATTGGTGTGAAACATGTTTGTCTTTATGATATGGAAG GAGTGCTGAAGAAATCACAGGAGTCTATCATAGCTGAATGcaatttgttaaatttggaaTTTGTTTCATTGACTGATGGAAAAGAAGGTGTTGTTGAAGCAGCAAATTTGCTTTTTTTAAAGTATAAGGATGGTGGAGACAAGCCAAAATTTACAGAACCACTCCTGGATGAGGCTTTAGGACTAGTTG GTTGTTCTGGTCCTGATCCTgatcttctcttaaattatgGACCTGCAAGATGTCATCTCGGCTTTCCTGCATGGAGGATGCGCTATACTGAGATTGT ACACATGGGATATTTGAAGTCTAAGAAATACGGTTCCTTAATAAAGGCTATTTACAGATTCACTACTATTCGGCAAAACTATG GTACATAG
- the LOC110781758 gene encoding uncharacterized protein: MASPIDPTIEPSKEAYNHGMALDTENKRVQCCYCGKIVPGFNRLQQHLGGIRGNITECPDVPVEVKDFFRNRLMSVKVGHLVKEIGELDNPNPPLKRICTPNAKVNGVKSPRSVSSQNGNIIAGTGSSLSKPTCYYKRRLTSQNGNCDKDGVDSDSAMVKRSICRFFLENGIDFGAISSVSFNSMMNNFFKGDEIKRCIPTVPELRGWMFDDELHEIEKYVNNVRLSWAQTGCSVLLDGWTGHLGNSLINVIVDCPEGPIYLRSADVSPSTTGDNDNALQVLLEEVLEEVGIQNVVQIVAHTTSERLEEISKQLIEKHRSLFWTVSATHCMSLILDKIAMIDSIKLTLVKAKTITKFIYSRVEVLKLLKKYISSPDLVIPSKIKSAASFLTLENILDEKSNLKLMFSSSDWLSSSWSSSVEGELVANLISDSSFWGGVNLAVKSSIPLVKAISLLSGDEKTNMGFIYETMDQVKETICEEFGSKESQYTAIWNIIDEIWNTILHSPLHAAGYFLNPRLHYTEDFFSDTEVAGGLLITIVRMAADQCTQDLITRQLDVYGGCKGDFKIGTDNNSQKSLSPVKWWSRFGDHCPELQKLAVRVLSQTCNGAEVYGLRRHIAEKLLSSKKNTTEYKQLHKQAYLRYNLKLKQSKMGAKFDIISYEVDPSEDWIVDESYREVGSSRGVPSKVEPKCEV, from the exons ATGGCCTCCCCAATTGATCCCACCATTGAACCCTCAAAAGAAGCTTACAATCATGGAATGGCACTTGATACTGAAAACAAAAGAGTCCAATGTTGCTACTGTGGTAAGATTGTTCCTGGGTTTAACCGCCTTCAGCAACACTTGGGAGGTATTCGAGGGAACATAACCGAGTGTCCTGATGTTCCGGTTGAGGTGAAGGACTTCTTTAGGAATAGATTGATGTCTGTGAAAGTAGGTCACTTAGTAAAGGAAATTGGAGAATTAGATAACCCTAATCCTCCTTTGAAGAGGATTTGTACCCCTAATGCGAAAGTGAATGGGGTGAAATCACCGCGTTCTGTAAGCTCTCAGAATGGTAACATTATTGCCGGGACTGGGAGTAGTTTGAGTAAACCGACTTGTTATTACAAAAGAAGGTTGACTTCTCAAAATGGTAATTGTGACAAAGACGGGGTAGATTCTGACTCCGCTATGGTAAAAAGAAGCATATGTAGGTTTTTCCTAGAGAATGGAATTGACTTTGGTGCTATCTCATCGGTTAGTTTTAATAGCATGATGAACAATTTTTTCAAAGGCGATGAGATTAAACGGTGTATTCCTACCGTTCCCGAGCTCAGAGGTTGGATGTTTGATGATGAGTTACATGAGATAGAAAAGTACGTAAACAATGTCCGACTTTCTTGGGCTCAAACTGGTTGCAGTGTTCTTCTTGATGGGTGGACTGGTCATTTGGGTAATAGCCTGATTAATGTTATAGTCGATTGTCCCGAGGGGCCCATTTACCTTCGATCAGCCGATGTTTCACCCTCAACAACGGGTGATAATGATAACGCGTTGCAAGTGTTGCTCGAAGAGGTTCTTGAAGAAGTGGGTATTCAGAATGTTGTTCAGATTGTTGCTCACACAACTTCAGAAAGATTAGAGGAAATTAGCAAGCAGCTAATTGAAAAGCATAGATCGCTCTTTTGGACAGTTAGTGCTACACATTGCATGTCACTTATCTTAGACAAGATTGCTATGATTGATTCAATTAAGCTAACTTTGGTTAAGGCAAAAACCATTACTAAATTCATTTATAGCCGTGTTGAAGTGCTAAAGCTGTTGAAGAAGTATATTAGTAGTCCTGATCTGGTTATACCCTCTAAAATTAAATCTGCTGCTTCGTTCCTAACATTGGAGAATATTTTGGATGAAAAGAGTAATTTGAAGCTCATGTTTTCTTCCTCTGATTGGTTAAGCTCATCTTGGTCATCAAGTGTTGAGGGTGAATTAGTTGCTAACTTAATCAGTGATAGTTCCTTCTGGGGTGGGGTTAACTTAGCTGTGAAATCATCCATTCCATTAGTAAAAGCTATATCCTTGCTTAGTGGGGATGAAAAAACCAACATGGGATTCATATACGAAACAATGGATCAAGTTAAAGAGACAATTTGTGAGGAGTTTGGAAGTAAGGAATCACAGTATACCGCGATTTGGAATATTATTGATGAGATATGGAACACGATACTGCACAGTCCTCTTCATGCTGCTGGTTATTTCCTTAACCCGAGGCTTCATTACACTGAAGACTTCTTTTCTGATACTGAAGTTGCAGGTGGACTTCTTATCACCATTGTTCGGATGGCTGCTGATCAATGTACACAGGACTTGATAACGAGGCAGCTTGATGTGTATGGAGGTTGTAAAGGTGATTTCAAAATCGGCACTGATAACAACAGTCAAAAGAGCCTCTCTCCAG TTAAATGGTGGTCGCGTTTCGGAGACCACTGTCCTGAACTACAAAAGCTTGCTGTCAGAGTCCTTAGCCAGACCTGCAACGGAGCTGAAGTTTACGGCCTAAGAAGACATATAGCTGAGAAATTACTATCAAGTAAAAAAAATACTACAGAGTACAAACAACTTCATAAACAGGCTTATCTTCGTTACAATCTCAAGTTGAAACAATCCAAGATGGGTGCAAAATTCGACATTATCAGCTACGAAGTTGACCCGTCAGAGGACTGGATCGTGGATGAATCATATCGCGAAGTAGGCTCTTCTCGTGGTGTTCCGTCTAAGGTAGAACCAAAGTGTGAAGTCTAA
- the LOC110781229 gene encoding uncharacterized protein isoform X2, translated as MDLREKYLHSYWLTKVASFAAILLWNILHFLVTIWYWVNDGVHMLESYLITYGLFQKYKSLDPSKVRYLAIVVESEEAHQISEVIKLLHWVADIGVKHVCLYDMEANLLFLKYKDGGDKPKFTEPLLDEALGLVGCSGPDPDLLLNYGPARCHLGFPAWRMRYTEIVHMGYLKSKKYGSLIKAIYRFTTIRQNYGT; from the exons ATGGATTTAAGAGAAAAGTACTTGCATTCATATTGGTTGACAAAG GTTGCTAGTTTTGCTGCTATACTATTGTGGAATATTCTACATTTTCTTGTGACGATATGGTATTGGGTAAACGATGGGGTCCACATGCTTGAAAGCTACCTTATCACTTACGGACTATTTCAGAAATACAAATCCCTAGATCCGAGTAAGGTGAGATACCTGGCTATTGTGGTTGAAAGTGAAGAAGCCCATCAGATTTCAGAAGTTATTAAGCTGTTGCATTGGGTGGCTGATATTGGTGTGAAACATGTTTGTCTTTATGATATGGAAG CAAATTTGCTTTTTTTAAAGTATAAGGATGGTGGAGACAAGCCAAAATTTACAGAACCACTCCTGGATGAGGCTTTAGGACTAGTTG GTTGTTCTGGTCCTGATCCTgatcttctcttaaattatgGACCTGCAAGATGTCATCTCGGCTTTCCTGCATGGAGGATGCGCTATACTGAGATTGT ACACATGGGATATTTGAAGTCTAAGAAATACGGTTCCTTAATAAAGGCTATTTACAGATTCACTACTATTCGGCAAAACTATG GTACATAG
- the LOC110781757 gene encoding NAD-capped RNA hydrolase DXO1 isoform X2 produces MEFSADLFGEDEEDEQQYSHENNEEQPKQEEEEVDNEQRGVRPSSSSDSSRSSSPSNSSSSSSSRSSSSGSGSGSGSSSASEERDNGGGEEVVSDSRIVARDIFGDEPDDDDDDMDNQEEDDRDLFGPDNEDYCRTKAISPHPVPVLPPMIRNNHYQDGGGGGGGRGRGRGRWQNDRGAGILPRPGYPPRQNYGGFNSRFPPVIRDERFVSELKFANSEETLSRRATQFQEPSEFACYSRVEGGEVFFDDRSLRLFKRLISEDVGADLNEGFDTYIEKKDLGSQGFGDLLACIRHKRIPLENMHFVTYRNNLNKILATAYIRNEPWEMGVHKRKGVVYLDVHKLPERPQTEIDRRRCYWGYCFETLATEDPRRDDGEGIHHIDSNVEYCAVIKTKLGAHRILMGAEMDCCDSTDDGRKFYVELKTSREERYEREKLLKFWIQSFLAGVPYIVVGFRDDAGRLVRTERMRTKEINQRVKMKNYWQGGVCLAFADEVLCWLYGTVKEDEDYILQFAPPFTRLELLRANSCPDAITDHLDRYQLSREQDKEHGNSKLQKYT; encoded by the exons ATGGAGTTTTCAGCAGATTTATTCGGGGAAGACGAAGAAGATGAACAGCAATACTCCCATGAAAACAACGAAGAACAGCCAAAGcaagaggaagaagaagttgACAATGAACAAAGAGGTGTTCGCCCTTCTTCATCCTCTGATTCATCCCGTTCATCCTCGCCGTCAAATTCATCGTCTTCCTCCTCATCAAGATCTTCTTCTAGCGGAAGCGGCAGCGGCAGTGGGAGTAGCAGCGCGAGTGAGGAGAGAGATAATGGTGGTGGGGAAGAAGTAGTTTCCGATAGTAGGATTGTTGCTAGGGATATTTTTGGGGATGAacctgatgatgatgatgatgatatggaTAATCAGGAAGAAGATGACCGAGATCTTTTTGGGCCTGATAATGAAGATTATTGCAGAACTAAAGCTATTAGCCCTCACCCTGTTCCTG TATTGCCTCCTATGATTCGCAATAACCATTATCAAGATggaggtgggggtgggggtggtcGTGGCCGTGGCCGCGGACGGTGGCAAAATGATAGGGGTGCTGGTATCCTACCTCGGCCTGGATATCCTCCCAGACAAAACTATGGCGGGTTCAACTCCAGATTTCCTCCTGTTATAAGAGATGAACGCTTTGTTTCTGAGCTCAAATTTGCAAATAGCGAGGAAACACTTTCGAGAAGAGCTACACAGTTCCAAGAG CCTTCCGAATTTGCCTGCTATAGTCGTGTGGAAGGTGGTGAGGTCTTCTTCGATGATCGCAGTTTG AGGCTTTTTAAGCGACTGATCAGTGAAGATGTTGGAGCAGATCTAAATGAAGGCTTTGATACTTACATCGAGAAAAAAG ATTTGGGCTCCCAGGGATTTGGTGATCTTCTTGCTTGCATAAGACATAAAAGAATTCCTCTTGAAAATATGCATTTTGTG ACGTATCGGAACAATCTAAATAAG ATTTTGGCCACAGCTTATATTAGAAACGAGCCTTGGGAAATGGGAGTGCATAAGAGAAAGGGAGTGGTCTATCTTGATGTTCACAAATTACCAGAAAGGCCACAGACAGAGATAGATCGCAGAAG GTGCTATTGGGGATATTGCTTTGAGACCCTTGCAACAGAAGATCCTAGAAGGGATGACGGAGAGGGTATACATCATATAGATTCCAATGTTGAATATTGCGCTGTTATCAAAACAAAACTTGGTGCTCATCGAATATTAATGGGTGCTGAAATGGATTGCTGTGACTCCACCGATGATGGAAGGAAGTTTTATGTGGAGTTGAAGACTTCCCGAGAG GAAAGATATGAGAGGGAGAAATTACTCAAATTCTGG ATCCAATCTTTTTTAGCCGGGGTTCCCTATATTGTTGTTGGCTTTAG GGATGACGCAGGACGGCTTGTTCGGACAGAAAGAATGagaaccaaagaaataaatCAAAGAGTGAAAATGAAGAATTACTGGCAG GGTGGGGTTTGCTTAGCCTTTGCCGATGAGGTTTTGTGCTGGCTTTACGGAACTGTTAAAGAGG ATGAAGACTATATATTGCAGTTTGCTCCACCCTTTACCCGTTTGGAGCTTCTACGGGCAAACTCCTGTCCAGACGCGATTACCGACCATTTAGACCGATATCAGCTATCGCGAGAGCAAGACAAGGAGCACGGAAATTCAAAACTCCAAAAATATACATGA
- the LOC110781756 gene encoding uncharacterized protein, whose protein sequence is MERITERLSALENLYFPQALLSKAATPSLRKPLLLDLLRRDVPVFLERYGPQLTSQELQEFDVLKDDYETNWHLKHLRSKLTPTSEQMRFQSLTKKNRRTAYMDKLISEGHYFSEDSMREREPYLHHEYVGKFQDPYGRSMPRPGERWSETLMRRAEEAILLAKIRGEQQRLGVDESEWVGNEGASRMEEEEDEEEEEEEEEEEEEEEEEEEEEEEGEKANVHGNGVTTSEVQPVHDQDGAAINGIASASENVERPMLSPAEIQDQLDQFTYIMQQKFLSGQDHEHVNYSKIDEDETLDDHWSKEANCDAEEKYFEED, encoded by the exons ATGGAGAGAATTACAGAGAGACTATCAGCTTTGGAAAATCTATACTTCCCACAAGCTCTTCTTTCCAAGGCTGCCACCCCTTCCCTCCGCAAGCCCCTCCTTCTCGACCTCCTCCGCCGTGACGTCCCCGTGTTTTTAG AACGCTATGGTCCACAACTGACATCTCAAGAACTTCAAGAGTTCGATGTCTTAAAAGATGACTATGAAACTAATTGGCACTTAAAGCATCTAAGAAGCAAGCTCACTCCAACTTCAGAGCAAATGCGCTTTCAGTCATTAACTAAAAAGAACAGAAGAACTGCATATATGGATAAGCTCATAAGTGAAGGGCATTACTTTTCTGAGGATTCCATGAGAGAGAGGGAGCCATATCTGCATCATGAGTATGTGGGTAAATTTCAAGATCCTTACGGGAGAAGCATGCCCAGGCCTGGGGAGCGGTGGTCAGAGACTTTAATGAGACGGGCCGAGGAGGCAATATTGCTAGCGAAGATCAGAGGTGAGCAGCAGAGATTAGGTGTTGATGAGAGTGAATGGGTTGGTAATGAAGGAGCGAGCCGaatggaggaagaggaagacgaggaggaggaggaggaagaagaagaggaagaagaagaagaggaggaggaagaagaagaagaggaggagggTGAAAAAGCTAATGTTCATGGAAATGGGGTGACTACTTCAGAG GTACAACCTGTGCATGATCAAGATGGAGCAGCAATCAATGGCATTGCTTCCGCCAGTGAGAATGTTGAGAGACCGATGTTATCTCCAGCAGAAATACAAGACCAGTTGGATCAATTCACTTACATAATGCAGCAGAAATTCTTATCTGGACAAGATCATGAACATGTCAATTATTCCAAAATAGATGAAGATGAGACCTTGGATGATCACTGGTCAAAAGAAGCCAATTGTGATGCTGAGGAGAAGTACTTTGAAGAAGATTGA
- the LOC110781757 gene encoding NAD-capped RNA hydrolase DXO1 isoform X1, with product MEFSADLFGEDEEDEQQYSHENNEEQPKQEEEEVDNEQRGVRPSSSSDSSRSSSPSNSSSSSSSRSSSSGSGSGSGSSSASEERDNGGGEEVVSDSRIVARDIFGDEPDDDDDDMDNQEEDDRDLFGPDNEDYCRTKAISPHPVPVLPPMIRNNHYQDGGGGGGGRGRGRGRWQNDRGAGILPRPGYPPRQNYGGFNSRFPPVIRDERFVSELKFANSEETLSRRATQFQEPSEFACYSRVEGGEVFFDDRSLRLFKRLISEDVGADLNEGFDTYIEKKDLGSQGFGDLLACIRHKRIPLENMHFVTYRNNLNKILATAYIRNEPWEMGVHKRKGVVYLDVHKLPERPQTEIDRRRCYWGYCFETLATEDPRRDDGEGIHHIDSNVEYCAVIKTKLGAHRILMGAEMDCCDSTDDGRKFYVELKTSRELEYHTQERYEREKLLKFWIQSFLAGVPYIVVGFRDDAGRLVRTERMRTKEINQRVKMKNYWQGGVCLAFADEVLCWLYGTVKEDEDYILQFAPPFTRLELLRANSCPDAITDHLDRYQLSREQDKEHGNSKLQKYT from the exons ATGGAGTTTTCAGCAGATTTATTCGGGGAAGACGAAGAAGATGAACAGCAATACTCCCATGAAAACAACGAAGAACAGCCAAAGcaagaggaagaagaagttgACAATGAACAAAGAGGTGTTCGCCCTTCTTCATCCTCTGATTCATCCCGTTCATCCTCGCCGTCAAATTCATCGTCTTCCTCCTCATCAAGATCTTCTTCTAGCGGAAGCGGCAGCGGCAGTGGGAGTAGCAGCGCGAGTGAGGAGAGAGATAATGGTGGTGGGGAAGAAGTAGTTTCCGATAGTAGGATTGTTGCTAGGGATATTTTTGGGGATGAacctgatgatgatgatgatgatatggaTAATCAGGAAGAAGATGACCGAGATCTTTTTGGGCCTGATAATGAAGATTATTGCAGAACTAAAGCTATTAGCCCTCACCCTGTTCCTG TATTGCCTCCTATGATTCGCAATAACCATTATCAAGATggaggtgggggtgggggtggtcGTGGCCGTGGCCGCGGACGGTGGCAAAATGATAGGGGTGCTGGTATCCTACCTCGGCCTGGATATCCTCCCAGACAAAACTATGGCGGGTTCAACTCCAGATTTCCTCCTGTTATAAGAGATGAACGCTTTGTTTCTGAGCTCAAATTTGCAAATAGCGAGGAAACACTTTCGAGAAGAGCTACACAGTTCCAAGAG CCTTCCGAATTTGCCTGCTATAGTCGTGTGGAAGGTGGTGAGGTCTTCTTCGATGATCGCAGTTTG AGGCTTTTTAAGCGACTGATCAGTGAAGATGTTGGAGCAGATCTAAATGAAGGCTTTGATACTTACATCGAGAAAAAAG ATTTGGGCTCCCAGGGATTTGGTGATCTTCTTGCTTGCATAAGACATAAAAGAATTCCTCTTGAAAATATGCATTTTGTG ACGTATCGGAACAATCTAAATAAG ATTTTGGCCACAGCTTATATTAGAAACGAGCCTTGGGAAATGGGAGTGCATAAGAGAAAGGGAGTGGTCTATCTTGATGTTCACAAATTACCAGAAAGGCCACAGACAGAGATAGATCGCAGAAG GTGCTATTGGGGATATTGCTTTGAGACCCTTGCAACAGAAGATCCTAGAAGGGATGACGGAGAGGGTATACATCATATAGATTCCAATGTTGAATATTGCGCTGTTATCAAAACAAAACTTGGTGCTCATCGAATATTAATGGGTGCTGAAATGGATTGCTGTGACTCCACCGATGATGGAAGGAAGTTTTATGTGGAGTTGAAGACTTCCCGAGAG TTGGAATATCACACGCAGGAAAGATATGAGAGGGAGAAATTACTCAAATTCTGG ATCCAATCTTTTTTAGCCGGGGTTCCCTATATTGTTGTTGGCTTTAG GGATGACGCAGGACGGCTTGTTCGGACAGAAAGAATGagaaccaaagaaataaatCAAAGAGTGAAAATGAAGAATTACTGGCAG GGTGGGGTTTGCTTAGCCTTTGCCGATGAGGTTTTGTGCTGGCTTTACGGAACTGTTAAAGAGG ATGAAGACTATATATTGCAGTTTGCTCCACCCTTTACCCGTTTGGAGCTTCTACGGGCAAACTCCTGTCCAGACGCGATTACCGACCATTTAGACCGATATCAGCTATCGCGAGAGCAAGACAAGGAGCACGGAAATTCAAAACTCCAAAAATATACATGA
- the LOC110781219 gene encoding uncharacterized protein — translation MNRRNDHGKIRSSIDKGKGKMFDTDDSNNLQNQYQHVDEFRQRISNFLYENNINPNVVKSRSFQELMNVGGRGSLLQPHVPTVSDLRGEILQENYQKLQLRVANMKKFWEFTGCSLILDVWVNEMMKKTFLNVLVNCPLGTVYLQSIDVTFVVNDVQAMEKVVECLIFEVDAKNVLQVISCSASPWLDVVRERIKEKHQWMFWNISATYCLELMLEKVASSINWVKDTIEKAKRVTRVVHSDPSILDMLKEASVHETEDYYLVKSARIKAATPFLTLENMLLRRIDLETMFTSVEWKNSRIGLSSKGRNVANLVVKDKSFWVGVTLVAKAGMPIVNMLRLVNDGNNDVNRPHMGILYETMDQMKETIREEIGRKKAEDLWVVIDEIWNYILHSPVHAAGYYLNPKLFYAEDFVDDPEVLGGIMTTVRKLGGSQYTQQLIIQQLDLYRVARGDFRRGMSERHIFSPVEWWKLFGSNYPELQSLAVRILGLTCNGASSCELRREVAEKQLSIRKTHPSHEELMQKCFVCYNLNLKNLDDLNFKFNLVARELDPLDDWVVGEF, via the exons atGAACCGTAGAAATGATCATGGCAAAATCCGTTCAAGTATCGACAAAGGCAAAGGCAAAATGTTTGATACAGATGACAGTAACAACTTACAGAATCAATACCAACATGTAGATGAATTCAGACAACGAATCTCCAATTTCTTGTACGAAAACAACATCAACCCAAATGTAGTAAAAAGTAGAAGTTTCCAAGAATTGATGAATGTTGGTGGCAGAGGATCTCTGTTACAGCCTCATGTTCCTACTGTCAGTGACCTCAGAGGTGAAATTCTGCAGGAAAATTACCAGAAGTTGCAACTTAGAGTTGCAAACATGAAGAAATTCTGGGAGTTTACAGGATGTAGTTTGATCTTAGATGTGTGGGTTAATGAGATGATGAAGAAGACATTTCTGAATGTGCTTGTTAATTGCCCATTAGGGACAGTTTATCTGCAATCAATTGATGTTACATTTGTTGTTAATGATGTTCAAGCAATGGAGAAGGTTGTTGAGTGTTTGATCTTTGAGGTGGATGCTAAGAATGTGTTGCAGGTTATATCATGCTCCGCGTCACCATGGCTAGATGTGGTGAGGGAAAGGATTAAGGAGAAGCATCAATGGATGTTTTGGAATATTAGTGCTACCTATTGCCTTGAATTGATGCTTGAGAAGGTGGCTTCGTCGATAAATTGGGTGAAAGATACTATAGAGAAAGCTAAGAGGGTTACAAGGGTTGTTCATAGTGATCCTTCTATTTTGGACATGTTAAAGGAGGCTAGTGTTCATGAGACTGAGGACTATTACCTTGTGAAGTCTGCAAGGATAAAGGCAGCGACACCGTTTTTGACTCTGGAGAATATGTTGTTGAGGAGAATTGATCTAGAGACCATGTTTACCTCTGTAGAATGGAAGAATTCGCGGATAGGGTTATCGTCTAAAGGGAGAAATGTTGCTAACTTGGTGGTGAAGGATAAGTCGTTCTGGGTAGGAGTTACATTGGTTGCAAAAGCAGGCATGCCTATAGTAAACATGTTGAGATTGGTTAATGACGGGAATAATGACGTGAATAGGCCGCATATGGGGATTCTATACGAGACAATGGACCAAATGAAGGAAACGATTAGGGAGGAAATTGGGAGAAAGAAAGCGGAAGATCTGTGGGTTGTTATTGATGAGATCTGGAACTATATTTTGCATTCCCCGGTTCATGCAGCAGGATACTATCTCAACCCAAAGCTTTTTTATGCCGAAGATTTTGTAGATGATCCTGAAGTATTAGGTGGGATTATGACCACTGTACGTAAACTTGGGGGTAGTCAATACACCCAACAGTTGATCATTCAACAGTTGGATCTATATCGAGTTGCCCGTGGCGATTTCAGAAGAGGGATGTCAGAAAGACACATTTTTTCTCCAG TTGAATGGTGGAAGCTGTTTGGAAGCAACTACCCAGAATTACAAAGTTTAGCAGTAAGAATCTTAGGGCTTACATGCAATGGTGCTTCATCTTGTGAATTAAGAAGAGAAGTTGCAGAGAAACAACTTTCAATAAGAAAGACTCATCCATCACATGAAGAACTCATGCAGAAATGTTTTGTGTGTTATAACCTTAATCTAAAGAATCTCGATGATCTCAACTTCAAGTTTAACCTCGTGGCTCGTGAACTTGATCCGTTGGATGATTGGGTTGTTGGTGAATTTTAG